Sequence from the Abditibacteriaceae bacterium genome:
CGCCCACCAGAAATATCACCTGATACAGACTGTTTCCGTTGCTCCTGCTCCACGACAATTTATCGACGCCCTGAGCCAGGCCTTTGGAAACGTGCTCCGGCGTATCGCCACCGCCGCCCGCCTGAAAGGTTTGCAATGTCGAAAACGCTTTGTCCAGATCGGCTTCGAGATCGTGCACCTGCGTCACATAGTCATCGCCTTTGTCGCGGTAAGCGACGAAGCCAATTTTGATATTCGGCGTCGGCTTGGCCGAAGCGATGTCGTTGACGATGCTCCAGATTTTGGCCTTCGCGCCGTCAATGAGACCGCCCATCGAGCCTGTCGTATCAAGCACGAAGGCGATCTCGACCGCCGCCTTGCCAGACGGCAGCGGCTTGATGTTCTGCGATTTGGCGGGCGGTTGTGCGTGGGCGCACGGCATCAAAGCGCAGGGCGCAACCAGAGTAACAGCGGCGAGCGCGGCAAAAATAGGTTTCATAGCATTCTCCCGAATTTGCCGTTCGACCTGCCGCGCGCCCGAATTGTTCCCCACGAAAGTACGGTCGGAATCGACCGTACTTTTTATTTGACATCCAGCGCAGCCTGCACGGTTTGTACATCTTTGTCGCCGCGCCCGGACAGGTTCACGATAATGGTTTTGTCCGGCCCCAATTCTTTCGCAAGTTCCGGTAAATACGCCAGCGCGTGGCTGCTTTCGAGCGCGGGCAAAATGCCTTCGAGCCTGCACAAGAGCTGCAATGCTTCCAACGCTTGCACATCGGTGACGGCGGTGTATTCGGCGCGTCCCGTTTCCTTCATGTGCGCGTGTTCCGGCCCGACGCCGGGGTAATCGAGACCGGCAGAAATAGAATGCGTCGGTGTAATCTGGCCTGCTTTATCCTGCATGATATACGACAGCGAACCATGCAAAACACCTTTGCTGCCGCGATTGAGCGGAGCCGCATGGCGTCCAGTTTCGAGTCCGTCGCCCGCCGCTTCGACGCCGATTAAGCGCACGCCCTTGTCTTCGACGAACGGATGGAAAATTCCCATCGCGTTGCTGCCGCCTCCGATGCACGCGACAACCGCGTCGGGCAAGCGGCCCTGCAGTTCCAGAATCTGCGCGCGCGCTTCTTGGCCGGTCACAGCATGAAAATCGCGCACCATCGCCGGAAACGGATGCGGCCCGACAACGCTGCCGATGATGTAATGCGTGTCGCGCACATTCGTCACCCAGTCGCGCATCGCTTCGTTGGTGGCGTCTTTGAGCGTTTTGCTGCCACTTGTCACAGGAATCACGCGCGCGCCAAGCAAACGCATTCGAAACACGTTGAGGCTTTGGCGAACGGTGTCTTCTTCACCCATATAAACGTCGCAGGAGAAACCGAAGCGCGCGGCGACCGTGGCCGTTGCAACGCCGTGTTGACCGGCACCTGTTTCAGCAATCAGGCGCGGTTTGCCCATGCGCCGCGCCAAAAGCGCTTGTCCGATGGCGTTATTGATTTTGTGCGCGCCGGTATGGAGCAAATCTTCGCGCTTGAGGTAGATTTTGGCGCCGCCGCAATATTCGGTGAGCCGTTCAGCATAAAGCAACGGCGTCGGACGGCCTGCGAAATCGCGCAGCAAAAGTGCGAGTTCGGCTTTAAAGGCTTCGTCGCGGCGTGCGTCTTCGTAGATTTGTTCGAGTTCGCGCAGGGCGACCATCAAAGTTTCGGGGACGAATTGACCGCCGAAATCGCCGAAATGTCCATTGGGAGAATCGGCGAGTTGGGCATCAACGGCATTGTCTGTCATCTCGCCTGTTTGTGGCGAAGGGGCTAAAGAGTTCATGTCTATTTCCAATCGGGGGCTGACTCGACTACTTTATGAGTAAATGTAAGGCGCTGCAACCTGGCGTTGCCCGCAGCGCCGTCGGCAACGCTGAACTTGTAAATATCGCTATGCGGGTCTTCGGCGGACGAAGTAAAAATAAGGCTTTTGCCGTCGGGACTCCAGCACGGATTTTGGTTGTAGCCATTGATGGCGGTTAGGTAACGCATTTTGCCGCCACCGGCAGGGATCGTGCAAATGCTCATGCGGCCATTGGGGAAGCCATCGTAGCGGATGTTATCAAAAGCCAGCGTTTTTCCGTCGGGACTCCATGCCGGATGGTAACTGCGACCATTAAAAGTAATGCGCTTCTGATCACTCCCATCGCGGTTCATGGTGTAAATGTCCCAGCCCGAATCGCCGTGTGCGTCTTTGGCGCGGTTGGAACAAAACGCGATTTTCTTCCCGTCAGGACTCCACGCCGGATTTGTGTCTTCGCCTTCGCGCTGTGTCAGATTGCGCTGCTGCGAGCCATCGGCGTCCATCTCGTAAATTTCCGTGTTGACGCCGCGCGAAGGGGTGTCGAAGCGCGACGAAGCCCACACAATGCTCCGCCCATCAGGGCTGAAGGCCGGATCATCGTCGTCGCTCTGGTGGTTCGTCAAGCGCTGGACGCCGCTGCCGTCAGCGTTCATAACGGCGATTTCGCGATTGCCGCTAATCCACCACATAAACGCGATACGCGTGCGGTCGGGGTTCCACGAAGGCGAATTGTGAGACCAGCTTTCGACATCGCCGCTGATGCCACGCTCGCCGCTGCCGTCGGGGGCTGCGACAAATAACCGGCCCTCGCGGGCGAACACCACACGCGCAGTCGTTTCCGCTGGTGGCGGTGAAGATAAAGGCTCTGTGCTCGATTCTGGTGCTGGTGTTGGTTGCGGTTCTGGAGTGATTTCAGGAGGCGACGGCGGCTGACTCCAACTCCGCGTCATGCCGAGAAGCGACATGACCCCGACAAGGGTTGCTAAAAAACGACCGTACCTTTTGTGTTTCTTTAAGGTCATGCTCCCTTGCTCCTTCCGGCACGCTTCATTTTCCTAAATCGCCGCGTCTTTGGCTGTAGTGTCTTTCGCCGCAACGCGCAGACGATTCACAAAAAGATGCGCCTGACGCGTCGTTTCCGGCACGCGATAGCCACGGTCGCACGCGAGCATTAACTCAATCGCCGTTTTCAGATTCATCTTGTGACCGGGCGAAACATAAACCGGCGCGACACGGTTTTTAGTGCGAAGTGCCGCGCCAATGGTTTCGCCTTTATCCATCATCGGCGACCAATTGCCGCGCGTCTCGTCGGGCAAATCAAACTTGCCGGATAAGACGCTTTTTGCACAGCCAAGTGTTGGCACGTCGAAGGTTAAACCCGCGTGACACGCGATTCCAAAGCGGCGCGGGTGCGCGATGCCTTGCCCATCCAATACCAAAACGTCGGGTTTGCTCGCTAACTTCTGCCACGCTTCGATGAGTGCGGGCAATTCGCGGAACGATAGCAAACCCGGAACATACGGGAACGTAGCGCGCGATTCGACACCGGCTTCTTCTATGATTTCCAAGGTCGGGAACTTCATCACCACGATTCCAGCATAAACCACATCGGAAAAGCGGTTGAATGAAATATCCGCGCCCGCGATGGTTTGCGGCGTCGCGTCCAGCGGTTGCAACACCACCTGTTCACGCAGTTCTTTTTGCAACGCAATCGCTTCGCGGGGCGAAAGGTTTTGCCAGTTCGTATTCATAAGAAAAGGTACGGTCGAATTCGACCGTACTCAGGCGTTTTGCAATTCGGCGATTGCGGCGGCAACATCGGCGCTTTTCATCAGGCTTTCGCCGACAAGCAGGGCATCGGCTCCGGCATCGCGCAAACGGCGCGCATCAGCAGCCGTAAACACGCCGCTTTCTCCGACAACCGTCGCGCTTCCCGGCAGCAGGGGACGCAAGCGTTCGGTCGTTGTCAGATCGACCTCAAAACTTTTCAAATCGCGGTTGTTGATGCCGACAAAAGTGCAGCCGTTCGCCACCGCGCGGCGCGCTTCTTCTTCGTTGTGAACTTCAACCAAAGCATCCATGCCGTAGCGGCGCGCGGCGGCTTTGAAGGCGCGAATTTCCCAGTCTTTGAGAATGCCGACGATGAGCAAAATGCAATCGGCGCCGTGAAGTCGAGCCTGAGCGATTTGCCACTGGTCGA
This genomic interval carries:
- the trpB gene encoding tryptophan synthase subunit beta, whose amino-acid sequence is MNSLAPSPQTGEMTDNAVDAQLADSPNGHFGDFGGQFVPETLMVALRELEQIYEDARRDEAFKAELALLLRDFAGRPTPLLYAERLTEYCGGAKIYLKREDLLHTGAHKINNAIGQALLARRMGKPRLIAETGAGQHGVATATVAARFGFSCDVYMGEEDTVRQSLNVFRMRLLGARVIPVTSGSKTLKDATNEAMRDWVTNVRDTHYIIGSVVGPHPFPAMVRDFHAVTGQEARAQILELQGRLPDAVVACIGGGSNAMGIFHPFVEDKGVRLIGVEAAGDGLETGRHAAPLNRGSKGVLHGSLSYIMQDKAGQITPTHSISAGLDYPGVGPEHAHMKETGRAEYTAVTDVQALEALQLLCRLEGILPALESSHALAYLPELAKELGPDKTIIVNLSGRGDKDVQTVQAALDVK
- the nfi gene encoding deoxyribonuclease V (cleaves DNA at apurinic or apyrimidinic sites) is translated as MNTNWQNLSPREAIALQKELREQVVLQPLDATPQTIAGADISFNRFSDVVYAGIVVMKFPTLEIIEEAGVESRATFPYVPGLLSFRELPALIEAWQKLASKPDVLVLDGQGIAHPRRFGIACHAGLTFDVPTLGCAKSVLSGKFDLPDETRGNWSPMMDKGETIGAALRTKNRVAPVYVSPGHKMNLKTAIELMLACDRGYRVPETTRQAHLFVNRLRVAAKDTTAKDAAI
- the trpC gene encoding indole-3-glycerol phosphate synthase TrpC, whose protein sequence is MILDQIVAATRVRVEREKTESNLSLIQLEDKLTGEPVRPFAAALKHPNRLGLIAEIKKASPSKGLIAPDFDPVRQAQLYRDGGADCLSVLTEPDFFQGDLPHLVAARDESGLPCIRKDFIIDQWQIAQARLHGADCILLIVGILKDWEIRAFKAAARRYGMDALVEVHNEEEARRAVANGCTFVGINNRDLKSFEVDLTTTERLRPLLPGSATVVGESGVFTAADARRLRDAGADALLVGESLMKSADVAAAIAELQNA